The Blattabacterium cuenoti genome includes a region encoding these proteins:
- the lepB gene encoding signal peptidase I, with the protein MFQYFILSVIFLFFEHLIHILGTWSFYKKLGLKCWKIFIPIYNIFILLKIYKRSIFWIFLLFIPLTSIMLFLILWMDLIFTFYKKTNKNIILFLLSAGLYIFYINYFKNIHTLKIENQNFQKKENNMGILLAIIFSFIIHTYIVQPFVIPTSSMERTLLVGDFILVSKIHYGLRMPISPISIPFTHNNIIGNIKSYVSIFQFPYFRFPAIQSIKRNDIVVFNFPKDYNHKIIDRKDHYVKRCVGLPGDLISIKEGILFVNHKKEKSFFEKQQAYFVKTVNIPLNIEYLNNKMDIEDIQCIEEKNDEYFYQIMLNDKKVTQIQNLFDNIVFIKKYILPIHFKENSIFPNQSGWNRDFFGPLHVPKKGELIKLNSKNIHIYNEIFTYEKVDQFDMFSKQYYRVKNNYYFMMGDNRHNSSDSRYWGFVPEDHIVGKPIFIWMSIDWDRKNPLNIFNWKFRWNRIMRTINDKHSYLSLLFLFSFAYLMSFLFKKEKS; encoded by the coding sequence ATGTTCCAATATTTTATTTTAAGTGTAATTTTTTTATTTTTTGAACATTTGATTCATATTTTAGGAACATGGAGTTTTTATAAAAAATTAGGGTTAAAATGTTGGAAAATTTTTATTCCTATATACAACATTTTTATTCTTTTAAAAATTTATAAAAGATCTATTTTTTGGATTTTTTTATTATTCATTCCATTAACTAGCATAATGTTATTTCTTATTTTATGGATGGATTTGATTTTCACTTTTTATAAAAAAACAAATAAAAATATCATTTTATTCTTATTATCTGCAGGTCTATATATTTTTTATATAAATTATTTTAAAAATATTCATACACTAAAAATTGAAAATCAAAATTTTCAAAAAAAAGAAAATAATATGGGAATATTATTAGCTATTATTTTTTCTTTTATTATTCATACTTATATAGTTCAACCTTTTGTCATTCCGACTTCTTCTATGGAAAGAACTTTGTTGGTGGGAGATTTTATTCTAGTCAGTAAAATTCATTATGGATTACGAATGCCTATATCTCCTATTTCTATACCTTTTACACATAATAATATCATTGGAAATATAAAATCTTATGTTTCTATTTTTCAATTTCCTTACTTTCGTTTTCCTGCCATACAATCTATTAAAAGAAATGATATAGTTGTTTTTAATTTTCCTAAAGATTATAATCATAAAATAATAGATCGAAAAGATCATTATGTCAAACGTTGTGTAGGTTTACCAGGAGATTTAATTTCTATTAAAGAAGGTATTTTATTTGTTAATCATAAAAAAGAAAAATCTTTTTTTGAAAAACAACAAGCTTATTTTGTTAAAACAGTAAATATTCCTTTAAATATAGAATATCTTAATAATAAAATGGATATTGAAGATATTCAATGTATCGAAGAAAAAAATGATGAATATTTTTATCAAATTATGTTAAACGATAAAAAAGTCACTCAAATACAAAATTTATTTGACAATATAGTTTTTATAAAAAAATATATTCTTCCTATTCATTTTAAAGAAAATTCTATATTTCCAAATCAATCTGGTTGGAATAGAGATTTTTTTGGACCATTACACGTTCCTAAAAAAGGAGAATTAATAAAATTAAACTCAAAAAACATTCATATTTATAATGAAATTTTTACTTATGAAAAAGTTGATCAATTCGATATGTTTTCAAAACAATATTATAGAGTAAAAAATAATTATTATTTCATGATGGGTGATAATAGACATAATTCATCTGATTCTCGTTATTGGGGTTTTGTACCAGAAGATCATATAGTAGGAAAACCTATATTTATATGGATGAGTATTGATTGGGATCGAAAAAATCCTTTAAATATATTTAATTGGAAATTTCGTTGGAACCGTATTATGAGAACAATAAATGATAAACATTCTTATTTATCTTTACTTTTTTTATTTTCATTTGCATATTTAATGTCTTTTTTATTTAAAAAAGAAAAATCATAA